In Zhaonella formicivorans, one DNA window encodes the following:
- a CDS encoding YitT family protein: MRINQLLNYLNREVLIIGGTLLAALAVNGFLLPHKLLSGGISGVSIILQQLTGFPAGLSVFLLNVPIFILGYKKIDRDFVIFSLMGMGLFSAFLLLTKNISRSIVLDDTMLAAIFGGVINGIGLGLVFRSRASMGGSDILAVVIRKKSSINMGTILFAFNFVIVLSGSLLFGLKPALFTLISMYLSAVLLDRVQEGFDRKKSALIITSEPEKISQAIMQEVHRGVTIFFGEGAFTHHNRHILYTVVTTRQLAKLKAIVESLDPGAFMTVSDTAEVLGKGFHRTAL; encoded by the coding sequence ATGCGAATAAACCAACTGCTCAATTACCTAAACAGGGAAGTCTTGATTATTGGTGGCACTTTATTGGCAGCTTTGGCCGTAAACGGGTTTTTATTGCCTCATAAGCTGTTAAGCGGAGGCATCAGCGGCGTTAGCATAATCTTGCAGCAGCTTACTGGCTTCCCGGCAGGCCTGTCGGTCTTTCTTTTAAATGTGCCCATTTTTATCTTGGGTTATAAAAAGATTGACCGGGATTTCGTAATTTTCAGCCTGATGGGTATGGGGCTGTTTTCCGCTTTTCTGCTGCTCACCAAGAACATAAGCCGCTCAATAGTTTTGGATGATACCATGTTAGCGGCGATTTTCGGGGGAGTAATTAACGGTATTGGTCTGGGCCTGGTTTTCCGCAGCCGGGCATCAATGGGTGGTTCAGATATACTGGCCGTAGTCATCAGGAAAAAATCTTCCATAAATATGGGTACAATCCTCTTCGCCTTTAACTTTGTAATCGTCCTCTCCGGTTCCCTCCTTTTTGGGTTAAAACCCGCTCTCTTTACGCTGATTTCCATGTACCTGTCAGCCGTATTGCTGGATAGGGTTCAAGAAGGATTTGACCGGAAAAAATCGGCGCTAATCATCACCAGCGAACCGGAAAAAATCTCTCAAGCCATCATGCAGGAAGTCCACCGCGGTGTGACCATTTTTTTCGGGGAGGGAGCCTTTACCCATCATAACCGGCACATTCTTTACACCGTGGTTACCACCCGCCAGCTGGCAAAGCTCAAAGCAATTGTTGAAAGCCTGGATCCCGGCGCCTTTATGACTGTCAGCGATACGGCGGAAGTGCTGGGCAAGGGGTTTCACCGCACGGCATTATAG
- a CDS encoding RNA polymerase sigma factor SigX has product MYEIIPQKQLKGEKDSTRMNFKELFETYYIAVYRQLYFLVGEQTAAEDLAQETFLKLYSCPPRDLYNPGGWLARVATNLAYNYLRSEKSRKERETNLEYERISNIISFDEMFIRSQEVRQVRAVLKRMAVRDRVCLLLKFSGYSYSEIADVIGVEKSSVGTILVRALRRFKEEYCREKGDE; this is encoded by the coding sequence GTGTACGAAATTATTCCTCAAAAACAGCTCAAGGGTGAAAAGGATTCTACCCGGATGAATTTTAAAGAGCTTTTTGAGACCTATTACATTGCCGTTTACCGGCAACTGTATTTTTTGGTGGGCGAGCAAACGGCTGCGGAAGATTTGGCACAAGAGACTTTTCTTAAACTCTATTCTTGCCCTCCCCGGGATTTGTACAATCCTGGCGGGTGGCTGGCCAGAGTAGCTACCAACCTGGCCTATAATTACCTGCGCAGTGAGAAAAGCCGCAAAGAGAGGGAGACAAACTTAGAATATGAACGAATCAGCAACATCATTTCCTTCGATGAGATGTTCATCCGCAGCCAGGAGGTAAGGCAAGTGCGGGCTGTTTTAAAGCGAATGGCAGTCAGGGACCGGGTTTGCCTGCTGTTGAAATTTTCCGGCTACAGCTACAGTGAAATAGCTGATGTAATCGGGGTGGAGAAGAGTTCCGTCGGGACCATCCTGGTCAGGGCATTGCGCCGCTTTAAAGAGGAGTATTGCAGAGAGAAGGGGGATGAATAA
- a CDS encoding CC/Se motif family (seleno)protein, which produces MVKVNVSDTAKEYITGKTDSIFVNLERHGGUAGIYFVPAVFAGKPTDPENYDQHDLGDLQVYTPKFTSYDPDGVTIDLKGDGIYRRLVVEGISF; this is translated from the coding sequence ATGGTTAAAGTTAACGTCAGCGATACCGCCAAAGAATATATCACGGGTAAAACCGACAGCATTTTTGTAAATTTAGAGAGACACGGGGGCTGAGCGGGCATTTATTTTGTACCTGCCGTGTTTGCAGGTAAGCCGACCGATCCCGAAAACTATGATCAGCATGATCTCGGAGATTTGCAGGTCTACACCCCTAAGTTTACCTCTTATGACCCCGACGGGGTAACAATAGATTTAAAAGGCGATGGAATCTACCGGCGCCTGGTAGTAGAAGGCATTAGTTTTTAA